From the Anoplopoma fimbria isolate UVic2021 breed Golden Eagle Sablefish chromosome 14, Afim_UVic_2022, whole genome shotgun sequence genome, one window contains:
- the map1b gene encoding microtubule-associated protein 1B, with product MATLVESSEMETLGVQSKSGTSPTSSGPSQHFNDSKFYLLVVIGEIITEDHLKCAIADIEKGIRSWDTNLIDCNLDQELKLFVSRHSARFSADVRGQRILHHKSNVLETVVLINPSDEAVCTEVRLMISDTARHKLLVLSGQCSENSGELILQSGSFSFFKFIDIFTDQEIGELLSTINPANKANLTLSCPEQGEWKNSNLDKHNLQDFIYMKLNSTPILPEMEGLSEFTEYLSESVEIPSPFDMLEPPTSGGFLKLSKPCCYIFPAGSGDSALFAVNGFNMLINGGSDRKSCFWKLVRHLDRVDSILMTHIGDDNLPGINSMLQRKVSELEEEQSQGSTANSDWVKNMISPDIGVVFVNFPENLDNPEPNYRVRKNVEEAAFTQQFLTKLNLRLEPLQRPVGNAIEPLILFQKMGVGKLEMYVLNPSRNSKEMQHFMKQWTGSEKDTASILLPNGKESEFPVSYLTSISSLIVWHPANPSDKVVRVLFPGNATQHHVFEGLEKLKHLDFLKQPVVTQKAMSSNMPATTTLKQAKMKHRTDSKESLKSTPKPSPSRSFRKDSKEEEKAKADAELSHEKTQKTEKKEKAPLKKEKAKAPEKESKAKAELTAANETPEKKKSDIKPKKEVKVPVEKKKDVKKEVAKKEDTPKHEVKKDEKVKREEAKKVIKKDIRRDSPMKEKKEEKKEQKKDVKRPFKDIKKTSAVGEEKSLTPKPKPLKKESPSKKDAGTPSKLKDKGKPKVTKKETKLDSGKLAASAAAAAAAAAAVAAVAVAVAEDPEAVRSLMSTPEDLTKDFEELKAEDLVEDDATVPQMKEEETVMIHSEEIIQTKESPEALESVDEGITPTEVEGDNGVTPEEQVPKGKLNSSVSEKFEDEGTVMEETYEGGDYEDKAEIEEVYEPQRVEQDKVELVPSEDEHQDRNDDVKPGASVEDNDDVTNKNVEGQSVNVEETDKQNLFVSASPKVSSPVSPAASIHDEMLPVGFDSTAASDDENRDEPPEDYTVNSGNTQSIIEISSVPTPMDEMLTPRDMMSDEIPNDGSPLQDMGRLVTSASGEFDSKKLSPLPDMPGTDHSHSDATEGQDYIHSASTISPTSSLEEDKLCKGFPSAGKAEGFATAQETCENHDADTARLSSTSATSPLVRSPSVDRKDKFDSPLLFAAPIELSTTMAGCAKETANPSISPDDKTLEETNSPQSSGHTPYYQSPVDEKAGALPPVSEDEAQGPIIVEVISDKEDSSNRGTPESNEPERESSSPVERIFSPKCSPLIGPDSPTKMEKSPFSVEEKKNGDSISSSAPMIKPELDTNPFTAFKEESKMSISEGTTSDKSETPLDEVVAEDTFSHLASASTTSLATSSFPEPTTDSPSLHAEVGSPHSTEVDDSLSVSVVQTPTTFHEAEGSPSKEDSPRPMSISPDISPKTKSRTQDTKSPEHSTMSLEFGQESPDHSLALDFSRQSPEHLSVGGSSRATENGPTEVDYSPSDGANGKPFEDHSSTVEKPFLFEESDSALATSATPSDASQSTPSVTTPCQMTEMLHTMADQTDKSPVTPKASSLTHSPQSNEPSPVLGGSPAQEKISPISPSAESISNKSDTQQKYDKSPSPPKAASPSSPCTFSNKETFSPAKETNPFKCEDATLEAQSPVSPKVPFPSYLPLSSDPCHYNSACGSRDPEFSTKKSPSPPSKTDVDLCLVTSCEYRHPKTELSPSFINPNPIEYFINEENAMDEEKPLTKSGGGPPPPGGKLSAKQCEETPPTSISESAPSQTDSDVPPGTEECPSITADANIDSEDDSETLPTDRTLTYRHADPPPVALRDSAPSSGHHDVCMVDPEALKAEENLHNANTEGGEKPKKKKLIKKSSSPARKSALSKVKDTKTLSPKKTVGEGKDAKNATNTSASRGVKSASSGTGSGKVSGGASLPNCPPMYMDLVYIPNHCNAKNVDAEFFKRVRSSYYVVSGNDPTAQEPSRAVLDALLEGKAQWGNNMQVTMIPTHDTDVMREWYQETHDKQQELNIMVLASSSTVVMQDESFPACKIEM from the exons GTATCCGCTCATGGGACACCAACCTTATCGACTGCAACCTGGACCAGGAACTCAAGCTGTTTGTCTCCCGACACTCCGCTCGTTTCTCTGCAGATGTCAGAG gGCAGAGAATTCTTCACCATAAAAGCAATGTCCTGGAGACAGTGGTGCTTATCAACCCTTCAGATGAAGCAGTCTGTACCGAG GTTCGTTTGATGATCTCGGACACTGCTAGACACAAGCTTCTGGTACTCTCAGGGCAATGCTCTGAAAACAGCGGGGAGCTGATTCTTCAGTCCggatctttctctttcttcaaaTTCATAGACATATTCACTGACCAAGAG ATTGGTGAATTGCTCAGCACCATTAACCCGGCAAACAAAGCCAACCTCACACTGTCCTGCCCTGAACAAGGCGAATGGAAAAACTCCAACTTGGACAAACACAACCTGCAGGATTTCATTTACATGAAACTAAACTCGACTCCCATACTCCCTGAAATGGAGGGCCTCTCAGAGTTCACAGAGTATTTATCTGAATCAGTAGAGATCCCATCTCCTTTTGACATGTTAGAACCACCAACCTCAGGTGGATTCTTGAAACTCTCCAAACCATGCTGCTACATTTTCCCTGCTGGTAGCGGGGACTCTGCTCTCTTTGCTGTCAACGGCTTCAACATGCTCATTAACGGTGGCTCAGACAGGAAGTCCTGCTTCTGGAAGCTGGTGAGACATCTGGACCGCGTGGACTCCATCCTCATGACCCACATTGGTGACGACAACCTGCCAGGCATCAATAGCATGCTGCAGAGGAAGGTTTCAGAGCTTGAGGAGGAACAGTCACAGGGTTCGACGGCTAACAGTGACTGGGtgaaaaacatgatttctcCAGATATTGGCGTTGTGTTTGTGAATTTTCCGGAAAACCTGGATAACCCAGAACCTAATTACAGAGTGCGGAAGAATGTTGAGGAGGCAGCGTTCACTCAGCAGTTCCTCACCAAGCTAAATTTGAGGTTAGAGCCTCTGCAAAGGCCTGTTGGAAACGCTATCGAACCACTTATACTTTTTCAGAAAATGGGCGTTGGGAAGCTTGAGATGTATGTGCTCAATCCATCAAGGAACAGCAAGGAGATGCAGCACTTTATGAAGCagtggacaggaagtgaaaaagaCACAGCCTCCATTCTGCTGCCAAACGGAAAAGAATCTGAGTTCCCCGTCTCTTACTTGACTTCTATCTCTTCGCTCATTGTGTGGCACCCTGCAAATCCCTCAGATAAGGTTGTGCGTGTTCTCTTTCCTGGAAATGCCACCCAGCATCACGTCTTTGAAGGTTTAGAAAAGCTAAAGCACTTGGACTTCCTGAAACAGCCAGTTGTCACTCAGAAAGCGATGTCTTCAAATATGCCGGCAACGACAACACTAAAGCAAGCTAAGATGAAACACAGAACAGACAGCAAAGAGAGCCTTAAATCTACCCCAAAGCCATCACCAAGCAGAAGCTTCAGAAAGGATtcaaaggaagaagaaaaggcaaAGGCAGATGCAGAGTTGTctcatgaaaaaacacagaagactgagaaaaaagaaaaggcccccctgaaaaaggaaaaggcaAAGGCACCCGAGAAAGAATCAAAAGCAAAGGCAGAGCTAACAGCTGCAAATGAAactccagaaaaaaagaagtctgacaTAAAACCCAAAAAGGAGGTCAAAGTGCctgtggaaaagaaaaaggatgtgAAAAAAGAAGTAGCAAAGAAAGAAGATACACCCAAACATGAAgttaaaaaggatgaaaaagtaaagagagaggaggcaaagaaagttataaaaaaggATATCAGAAGAGACTCACctatgaaggagaagaaggaagaaaagaaagagcaaaagaaagaTGTCAAAAGGCCctttaaagacataaagaagACATCAGCTGTGGGTGAAGAAAAGAGTCTAACACCAAAACCAAAGCCCCTGAAAAAAGAAAGTCCTTCAAAGAAAGATGCAGGAACTCCATCAAAGTTAAAAGACAAAGGAAAGCCAAAGGTGACAAAGAAGGAGACAAAGCTGGACAGTGGCAAACTTGCAGCAagtgcagctgctgctgcagctgctgctgcagctgtagcTGCAGTTGCAGTTGCAGTTGCAGAGGATCCAGAAGCAGTACGATCCCTGATGTCCACACCAGAGGACCTCACTAAGGACTTTGAGGAGCTTAAAGCTGAAGATTTAGTGGAGGATGACGCAACTGTGCCACAAATGAAGGAAGAAGAGACTGTGATGATCCACAGTGAAGAAATAATACAAACCAAAGAGTCACCTGAGGCATTGGAGTCTGTGGATGAGGGTATTACCCCAACAGAGGTTGAAGGAGACAATGGAGTGACTCCAGAAGAACAAGTTCCTAAAGGAAAACTCAACAGCAGTGTAAGTGAGAAGTTTGAAGATGAAGGTACTGTCATGGAGGAGACATATGAGGGAGGAGATTATGAAGATAAGGCAGAGATAGAAGAAGTTTATGAACCACAGAGAGTGGAACAAGATAAAGTTGAGCTTGTTCCTAGTGAAGATGAACACCAAGACAGAAATGATGACGTCAAACCAGGAGCTAGTGTTGAAGACAACGATGATGTAACTAACAAAAATGTAGAAGGTCAGAGTGTAAATGTggaagaaacagacaaacaaaatctGTTTGTATCAGCCTCACCAAAAGTGTCCTCACCTGTTTCTCCAGCTGCATCCATCCATGACGAAATGCTTCCTGTTGGCTTTGACAGCACAGCAGCCTCTGATGATGAGAACAGAGATGAACCCCCTGAGGATTACACTGTCAACTCTGGTAACACTCAGTCCATCATTGAGATCTCCAGTGTGCCTACTCCCATGGATGAGATGTTGACTCCTAGGGACATGATGAGTGATGAAATCCCCAATGATGGGTCTCCTTTACAGGACATGGGCAGGTTAGTGACATCAGCATCTGGAGAGTTTGACAGTAAGAAGCTGTCTCCACTTCCAGATATGCCAGGGACAGATCACTCTCATAGTGATGCCACAGAAGGCCAGGACTACATCCACTCCGCCTCCACGATATCTCCAACTTCATCACTAGAAGAGGATAAGTTATGTAAGGGGTTTCCCTCTGCTGGGAAAGCTGAAGGGTTTGCCACAGCTCAAGAGACATGTGAGAATCATGACGCAGACACAGCTAGACTCAGTTCAACTTCCGCAACATCACCACTCGTCCGTTCTCCTTCAGTGGACCGCAAGGACAAGTTTGATTCCCCATTACTGTTTGCTGCCCCAATAGAACTGTCCACGACAATGGCAGGGTGCGCCAAAGAGACAGCTAATCCCTCCATCAGCCCAGATGACAAGACATTGGAGGAAACTAACTCACCTCAGTCCTCTGGTCACACACCTTACTATCAGTCACCAGTAGATGAAAAAGCAGGAGCTCTACCACCTGTGTCAGAAGACGAAGCACAGGGTCCAATAATTGTGGAGGTCATAAGTGATAAAGAGGATTCCTCCAATAGAGGTACTCCAGAGTCTAATGAGCCGGAAAGAGAAAGTTCATCCCCAGTAGAGAGGATATTCTCTCCAAAATGTTCACCTTTAATTGGACCTGATTCCCCAACAAAGATGGAAAAGTCACCCTTCAGtgtagaagagaagaaaaatggaGATTCAATCTCGTCCTCAGCACCAATGATCAAACCAGAATTAGACACCAATCCTTTCACAGCTTTCAAAGAAGAGAGTAAAATGTCCATTTCAGAGGGTACCACATCAGACAAGTCAGAAACCCCTCTGGATGAGGTGGTAGCAGaagacacattttcacacttaGCTTCAGCATCCACCACCTCTCTGGCCACCAGCTCCTTCCCAGAACCCACCACAGACTCTCCCTCCCTTCATGCTGAGGTAGGCTCTCCTCACTCAACAGAGGTAGATGACTCTTTGTCTGTATCAGTGGTTCAGACCCCAACCACCTTCCACGAAGCCGAGGGATCTCCATCCAAGGAAGATAGCCCGAGGCCCATGTCTATCTCCCCAGACATCTCACCAAAGACGAAAAGCAGAACACAGGACACAAAATCCCCAGAGCACTCCACCATGTCGTTAGAGTTTGGCCAGGAGTCCCCTGACCACTCCTTAGCCCTGGACTTTAGTAGGCAATCTCCAGAGCATCTGTCCGTGGGAGGTAGTTCACGTGCTACAGAGAATGGCCCGACTGAGGTTGACTACAGCCCCTCGGATGGAGCAAATGGAAAACCATTTGAAGACCATAGTTCTACAGTggaaaaaccttttctttttgaggAGAGCGATTCAGCCCTTGCCACTTCTGCAACCCCGTCAGACGC ATCTCAGTCAACTCCCTCTGTTACAACCCCATGCCAGATGACAGAGATGCTACACACCATGGCTGACCAGACAGATAAGTCTCCGGTCACCCCAAAGGCATCCTCTCTCACCCATTCCCCCCAATCCAATGAGCCATCCCCAGTGCTAGGAGGCTCCCCGGCTCAAGAAAAAATCAGCCCAATTTCACCATCCGCCGAGAGCATTTCTAATAAATCTGACACACAGCAGAAATATGACAAGTCACCCTCACCTCCCAAAGCTGCTTCTCCTTCATCGCCTTGTACCTTTTCAAATAAAGAGACCTTTTCCCCGGCAAAGGAGACTAATCCCTTTAAATGTGAGGATGCTACACTTGAGGCACAATCCCCTGTGAGCCCCAAAGTTCCCTTTCCATCATATCTACCTCTCTCCTCTGATCCTTGTCATTACAATTCTGCCTGTGGCTCCAGGGACCCAGAATTTTCCACAAAGAAGAGCCCCTCTCCTCCATCTAAGACAGATGTCGACCTCTGTCTAGTCACTTCATGTGAGTATCGTCACCCTAAAACAGAACTTTCCCCGTCTTTcatcaaccctaaccctatagaATATTTCATCAATGAAGAGAATGCCATGGATGAGGAGAAGCCTCTTACCAAGTCAGGAGGAGGGCCCCCACCTCCAGGTGGTAAGCTTTCCGCCAAGCAGTGTGAGGAGACCCCGCCCACATCCATCAGTGAATCTGCCCCCTCCCAGACGGATTCAGATGTGCCACCAGGGACAGAGGAGTGCCCCTCTATTACAGCAGATGCTAACATTGACTCTGAAGATGACTCTGAGACTCTGCCGACTGACAGAACGCTGACCTACAGGCATGCCGATCCTCCTCCAGTCGCTCTCAGGGACTCCGCTCCATCTTCAGGCCACCATGATGTCTGCATGGTGGACCCGGAGGCCCTTAAGGCTGAAGAAAACCTCCACAATGCTAATacagaaggaggagaaaagcCCAAGAAGAAAAAGCTCATTAAAAAGTCTTCATCGCCAGCTAGGAAGAGTGCTCTATCAAAAGTAAAGGACACAAAGACTTTGTCTCCAAAGAAGACTGTCGGAGAAGGGAAAGATGCAAAAAATGCAACTAATACCTCTGCATCCAGAGGTGTAAAAAGTGCCTCATCTG GTACTGGCAGTGGAAAGGTATCAGGTGGGGCATCTCTGCCCAACTGTCCTCCTATGTACATGGATTTGGTTTACATCCCTAATCACTGCAATGCCAAGAATGTGGATGCTGAGTTCTTTAAGCGGGTGCGCTCTTCTTACTATGTGGTCAGTGGCAATGATCCGACAGCTCAGGAGCCCAGTAGGGCTGTTCTTGATGCTCTGCTTGAAGGGAAGGCCCAGTGGGGAAACAATATGCAG GTCACTATGATCCCCACCCATGACACTGATGTGATGAGGGAGTGGTACCAGGAGACCCACGACAAGCAGCAGGAGCTCAACATCATGGTCCtggccagcagcagcactgtTGTCATGCAGGATGAGTCTTTCCCCGCTTGTAAGATAGAAATGTAG
- the ptcd2 gene encoding pentatricopeptide repeat-containing protein 2, mitochondrial: MVQSVGTMALARVGTCCRSLVRDSSKVAFCGVLQPGWIECCIGAKRHLLSEDVIKLQDFQQRKLTVAHLVNGSKGNYIELFSQKLQRNELILRDELKLLLHLCQSSDDMVIARDAIYRYHAENRNLVYGEFKFGPLFVRLCYELGLESLAAATLTDKSMRGFFNDSTSFNITIDMLFTKGSYENALEVLRTMRDQGIPFNKDTLTLAAGTCYKLNTAESYKICNTLIEEGQTKGNSIPRHAYCFAVALALRHNDIEKAQLLYSQIMTTDSRICQNLKVLILVMSGALTDAISVVSAAMLHKSPYFVKKPEFAKEVVDLLRMRSEGGPHMMKVEQMVTHLEGADQVTQQTLDAMLCHTPTGKRKPVLIMQERKTSRRTLKSLQSTLLSE, from the exons ATGGTACAGTCAGTGGGCACCATGGCGCTGGCCAGGGTCGGTACATGTTGTCGGTCGTTAGTGCGTGATTCCTCCAAAGTGGCGTTTTGTGGTGTTTTACAGCCAGGTTGGATTGAATGCTGCATAGGAG CTAAGAGGCATCTGTTGTCAGAAGACGTTATCAAACTACAAGACTTTCAGCAAAGGAAGCTGACTGTGGCTCATCTTGTCAATGGATCGAAAG GAAATTATATTGAGCTATTCAGCCAGAAGCTACAAAGGAACGAGCTGATTCTGAGAGATGAACTGAAGCTTCTCCTTCACTTGTGCCAGTCTTCCGATGACATGGTGATAGCAAGAGATGCCATTTATAG GTATCATGCAGAGAACAGGAACTTGGTGTATGGAGAGTTCAAATTTGGTCCTCTCTTTGTGAGACTGTGCTATGAGCTGGGTCTGGAGAGCTTGGCTGCTGCTACACTGACAGATAAG AGCATGAGGGGATTTTTTAACGACTCAACCTCCTTTAACATCACCATAGACATGTTATTCACTAAAGGCTCTTATGAAA ATGCCTTGGAGGTACTCCGAACCATGAGGGACCAAGGTATACCGTTCAACAAAGACACATTGACTCTGGCAGCTGGCACCTGCTATAAACTG AACACGGCGGAGTCCTACAAGATCTGCAATACTCTGATAGAGGAGGGACAGACCAAAGGGAACTCCATCCCCAGACATGCTTACTGCTTTGCTGTAGCATTAGCACTTAGACAT AATGACATAGAAAAGGCACAGTTGTTGTATTCACAAATAATGACCACTGACAGCAGGATATGCCAAAATCTGAAG gTCCTAATACTAGTAATGTCAGGAGCGTTGACAGATGCGATTTCCGTCGTTTCTGCAGCCATGTTGCATAAAAGCCCTTATTTTGTGAAGAAGCCAGAATTTGCAAAGGAGGTG GTGGATTTGCTGCGCATGAGGAGTGAGGGCGGACCACACATGATGAAAGTGGAGCAGATGGTGACTCATCTTGAGGGAGCCGATCAGGTGACCCAGCAGACCCTCGATGCCATGCTCTGCCACACACCCACGGGGAAGAGGAAACCAGTTCTGATAATGCAGGAGAGGAAAACCAGCCGAAGGACTCTGAAGTCACTGCAGTCCACTCTGCTGTCAGAGTGA
- the cacfd1 gene encoding calcium channel flower homolog, protein MSTEAESAAATKPIPQDDGMTWWYRWLCKIAGVLGGVSCAVSGVWMCVTVNPLNIAAGVWMVLNAFVLFLCEVPFCCQFIEFANAIAARADKFKPWQKAFFYCGMALFPVFLSFSITTLFGNAIAFATGVLYGLASLGKKGDAVTYARLQHQKQGDEERMTETANGAPE, encoded by the exons ATGAGCACCGAGGCAGAGAGCGCTGCGGCCACTAAGCCCATCCCGCAGGATGATGGCATGACATGGTGGTACCGGTGGCTCTGCAAGATAGCTGGAGTTCTGGGAGGAGTGT CCTGTGCCGTCTCAGGAGTGTGGATGTGTGTCACAGTGAACCCTTTAAACATCGCTGCTGGAGTATGGATGGT GTTGAATGCATTCGTGCTGTTCCTGTGTGAAGTCCCATTCTGTTGCCAGTTCATAGAGTTTGCGAATGCAATAGCAGCCCGGGCAGACAAATTCAAACCTTGGCAGAAAGCCTTCTTCTACTGTGG GATGGCTCTATTTCCTGTATTCTTGAGTTTCTCCATCACAACCTTGTTTGGAAACGCCATCGCCTTCGCTACAGGAGTTCTGTACGGCCTTGCGTCTTTAGGCAAAAA gGGAGATGCAGTGACTTATGCCAGACTGCAGCATCAGAAACAGGGGGATGAAGAGAGGATGACAGAAACGGCAAACGGGGCTCCGGAGTGA